CTCGTATTGAAAGCACCGAGGTGGCTCTCGACGTGGATGGCGATGCAACGCAAGCAACGGTGCTCGATGCGCTCGAGGAACGTTTCCCCGTTCTTTGCGGGGCCATTCGCGATCGCACGAGCGGGCGACGCCGGCCGTTCATCCGATTCTTCGCGTGCCGTCGCGACCTGTCGCACGAGTCCCCCGACGCTCCCCTT
Above is a window of Candidatus Baltobacteraceae bacterium DNA encoding:
- a CDS encoding MoaD/ThiS family protein, whose product is MIRVVLPSHLRTLARIESTEVALDVDGDATQATVLDALEERFPVLCGAIRDRTSGRRRPFIRFFACRRDLSHESPDAPLPGAVRGGDEPFLIVGAIAGG